The genomic segment AGGCATCTGAGCTAAATGACTCATTTGGAACTCATACTCGGCTAACTACCTAAATCTCATGGCCTAAAAATTTCGTTCGAATCTGTGGAAAAGAGAAGGAATCCGGCGAGATACAATATAGAGCGTCGattattgttttattcaaaaaatagaaaaatcacTATCTTGTTGTAGCAATAAGTGTTGTCGAAAACATGACAAAATCCTAGTTTGATTTGTGGAATAACATAGGATTAACTTGAGATGAAGAATTTCATCTCATAGCGACAATGATGACTTGTATTTACCTGCTACTCGTAAGTTAAATGTCGTTTAGGAAATCTGTTATTTTCAACTCGGAAGTATCGACTCAAACTACAAAGTTTGAGTCGATTGAACTAGGCTCGAATGACCCGTGACTTGACTTGCAACTCTGCTTTTAGGGGTTTCTACGCAACACTAGTTAAAACTTTGTTGCAAACAAGATATGTATAACATTTTCTGACAAGTCTTTGACATAACATCCTTATATAAATTTCAACGAAGCTATCTTCTCGCAAGTCGAGAGGCCATGTTTTAATTAAAGTTGAAGGATACTTCGTTAATTAGTAAATAGACAGCAATATGAGGTGACACATACAATAACACAATGTCGTCCAATGTTTagtataaaatttgaaaatgttcgCTGCTTTGTTCGGATACCATCAATTAATTATGCTCCATTTGATCACGCTTCCGTCTATGAATGatcataaaataattatatcaaTATCGATCCCGAAGTAAACTGCGAAACCATTCTGACTTTCGTCTCTGAGTCGAATTGGGCATCGGAAATCTGAAACATTAAAGATGTTGTGTCAAGCTAGCATGGAGATACTGAGGGTTTATTATACTCTCAGCCAtatttgtatgaataaaaatttcagccAATATCTCGAAAAGTAAGGAAGTCGTGGAATTTGGAATAGCATCGAGAGTTCACAGAAGTATCAATTTCAACCAATTTGAGTCTATATATGTACAGCGATACCCTGGTAGTCGACCTTAATCTGTTCCAGAATGGGGTTCGACTACCGATTTGTTCGAGTaccgaattttatttttgccataagaaacaatggtaattattttaattcgttCTTAcgcatttcaaaatatttacaaaacctAAAGAACAAAGATTATATAAATGCGTATATGATTAAGATTAAACAgtacccccgaagtatgtgaaccaagatggcggacaccggaacgtagtatgtgtaccaggttagggctaggccataatttcaagtacatatactacaggagtcacttggctagtcccctaactcctaatagaactaagataagaaaacttgcaaaaaaaactatggcccaaccctaacctggtacacataccacgttccggtgtccgccatcttggttcacatacttcgggagtaccgattaaACATAATAAcgagaaaatataaaaagttttgtataAGTTACTATACGTCTGAGCAAATTTCTGTGggttctatgggattcgtttattgtgtgcgatgacgtcatcaaaaattgtaCACCTTGTGGTGGTTCCGCTTCCGCGATAGTCGTGAAGATTGCAGTACTGGTATTCTACTGTGACATATTGCATACCTGTATTATCtcgttttggtcttcgtgttcatatatttgcaggcttgtccatgagaatgggattcccatgggaaacgtcccatgggatgggatacCACACATTTGTATTTACCATGGGACACggaaaccgtatgattttcggggaaataatggtaaaacatttcgttatggacttcgtgtccatatatttgagcatagctctcttgttagttataaagagcagaATATATTCAGCATTTACAGTATACTTCGTGGAGGGGCTGATGGGCGCATGTATAATAcgtatgaatataaagttaacaaagtccgtaaattttgttgtttttcatgtCTCTTCGttcatgtagtcctatttattaGACGCTAagcctaaatttaacaatttttattgaattttattctaatgGGAATCCCATTGGATGGGATGgcacaggcataattgctatgagATGataatgggacagaaaaatatgtcccatggacaagcctgtatATTTGCGGAATCGCTCTCTCGTTTAATGTTCAAGAGGCAGCCGAGATGCGCGGTTGGGTTAACGTCATCTCACTCGCAAGCGAGCTCGGGTGCGCGAGCACCAAATTTCGTTCGAGTACTGCAGCATTTTTAATTAGAAGTTTTTGGTCGACTTATCGTTCGAGTATCGAGTGGTTCGAATATCAAGGTATCAATGTATACTTAATTATAAGCGAGAAGCTTTACagcaacgtttttttttatttgctcaTTTTTCCAGTCAaagcatttaatttaaaatatataaccTGTAAAACTTTTTTGGCAAAAAACGAAATTTTCTCTTTTTCCACCTGCCTTTTACATCCTCAATCAAGTGAGATTGCAGAAAACTGTTCAGTAGTTCAAGAGCctgtacaaaaaaaattcatgtaacaaaaactgaaatttgattttgtaaAAATAGGTAACTATAACAGCCCGAaacgaaaaataaaagtttttaaaGTAAAGCAGTTTCTCGTGTAGAGCATTATTTGGATTGGAAATATGCAAAATCTAAATTAGTCGCTCAGACGAGGTATTAAATTGGGGGTTAACGACAATTTGAAGTATTCTTATGGTGAATGTCGAAATTGCGACCAGCTATCATGAGACTTCTTTTGATGTATATCGTACCTCGTAAAATGTAGGTCTTTCATTGATGAATTCACAGTTGTCCACGACAGAGATCATCGCTAGGACGGCGGACGTCCCGGTGAAACAGCCTTCAATAGATTTCAAATATCGTTTGTATGTCTCAGTTTTCACAGAAGCAAAAAACAGAGCGAATAATATACAGCCAGGAATTGTTTCATTCCGTTCTATTCGAGTATCCGTAGCCTCCTAGAATGTAAATAAATTACTTTTAGATTTATCGCCACTGTTGCAGTGTGAACCACAAAATCAGCACCCAGGGTGGagaaggtttttgaaccaggggccaaattttgcccacttagactggGAGACCATGTATgtatgacgtaaaaagttacattttatgaacaatatttacagtgttacaaagcaaaggtggaaaacaataagcctcgtgccaaaactaaatttaaccgcaatctcacaCATATTCCTTGAGCaattttagctgaaacatcaaaattaaatttcagtttggtcgtggcagcatcaggcgggccagattgaattactcaacaagccggatttggcccgcgggccgtactttgcccatgtctgatcTAGGGCATTTGGAACATACTTAGAGAACATTACTTCCTAGCGTACTAAAACCTTTGGCTAAACTTAATGAGTTTTCGTCAAAGTGATTAAGGCTgttaaaaaatgacaaaattttattcGGAAACTCAGGACGTATTTAGGTTTAATAAGCGTTCTTCAAAGTCTATTATGGAAGGCTTACATACGCCAAACTTTTTGTtatcgattttatttttttttggcgTTCGAATCCGAAGTCTCGCTTTTCTTAACCTTCGAAAAAAATCGTAATtcgatgtatatatatatatatatatcgttttttgatatatttacaaaaaagtaTAATAGCTATCTCACCTCATTGTGTTGTGAACTTGTAGGCTCCATGCACGTTCTATTTTCCAATGTCTTGTAGCGCATATTCGAGTTCTGATGCAATTCTGAGACTACACGAACACGTATTTCGCTCAATATTTATCTACCGCGGCTCTGCGATGctgctgttatatata from the Styela clava chromosome 5, kaStyClav1.hap1.2, whole genome shotgun sequence genome contains:
- the LOC120344830 gene encoding DEP domain-containing protein 1B-like, with protein sequence MRYKTLENRTCMEPTSSQHNEEATDTRIERNETIPGCILFALFFASVKTETYKRYLKSIEGCFTGTSAVLAMISVVDNCEFINERPTFYEALELLNSFLQSHLIEDVKGRWKKRKFRFLPKKFYRFPMPNSTQRRKSEWFRSLLRDRY